Proteins from a single region of Vulgatibacter sp.:
- the coxB gene encoding cytochrome c oxidase subunit II: MPTNNDSILFPPQASTFAQDVDALYYFIHYLSVFFWVGIVAAIVYFVWRYKRGHREGVGPSHNLPMELTWSIIPLILVIAVFLWGFKGFMGMSRAPSGAEQIQVTGKKWLWNFEYPNGQQAIGELHVEVNKPYKLIMTSEDVIHSFFVPSFRNKMDVVPGRITTFWFEPTMVGEQQVFCTEYCGDGHSDMLAKIVVHTPEDYAKWVEENQKEDTTTPLPELGEKLYTSKACFTCHSTDGSVKVGPTFQGLFGKQEQLTTGQTVPVDEEYLRESILQPNAKVVQGYQPVMPTYQGQLSDREVSGLIEYIKTL, translated from the coding sequence ATGCCGACCAACAACGATTCCATCCTCTTTCCGCCGCAGGCCTCCACGTTCGCCCAGGACGTGGACGCGCTCTACTACTTCATCCACTACCTCAGCGTGTTCTTCTGGGTGGGGATCGTCGCGGCGATCGTCTACTTCGTGTGGCGCTACAAGCGCGGCCACAGGGAAGGTGTCGGTCCCTCGCACAACCTGCCCATGGAGCTGACCTGGTCGATCATCCCGTTGATCCTCGTGATCGCGGTCTTCCTCTGGGGCTTCAAGGGCTTCATGGGGATGTCCCGCGCTCCGAGCGGCGCCGAGCAGATCCAGGTCACCGGCAAGAAGTGGCTCTGGAACTTCGAGTACCCGAACGGCCAGCAGGCGATCGGCGAGCTCCACGTCGAGGTCAACAAGCCGTACAAGCTGATCATGACCTCCGAGGACGTGATCCACTCCTTCTTCGTTCCGAGCTTCCGGAACAAGATGGACGTGGTCCCCGGCCGGATCACCACCTTCTGGTTCGAGCCCACCATGGTCGGCGAGCAGCAGGTCTTCTGCACCGAGTACTGCGGCGACGGCCACTCGGACATGCTCGCCAAGATCGTGGTCCACACCCCCGAGGACTACGCGAAGTGGGTGGAGGAGAACCAGAAGGAGGACACCACCACGCCGCTGCCGGAGCTCGGTGAGAAGCTCTATACGAGCAAGGCCTGCTTCACCTGCCACTCCACCGACGGTTCGGTGAAGGTGGGCCCGACGTTCCAGGGCCTCTTCGGCAAGCAGGAGCAGCTCACCACCGGCCAGACCGTACCGGTCGACGAGGAGTACCTCCGCGAGTCGATCCTCCAGCCGAACGCCAAAGTGGTGCAGGGCTACCAGCCGGTGATGCCCACCTACCAGGGTCAGCTTTCGGACCGTGAAGTCAGCGGTCTGATCGAATACATCAAGACGCTCTAA